From Montipora foliosa isolate CH-2021 chromosome 6, ASM3666993v2, whole genome shotgun sequence, a single genomic window includes:
- the LOC138007389 gene encoding 5-hydroxytryptamine receptor 4-like has product MERNNSNPTLTYDSKPTSNKDLEIGLHVLFGLMAAVSFLSNLFFCVVLVTKRSLLKKPHNIVLFSLAVADMLTGVFLVATPGYVIPQSYYPVPSGLRGDIFCRLLANRYLLFLMGKVSLLLAACLAIERWYCVLKPMQYKNKFSRKRIVIYVILMFIVTCILSMNKFFESSVIGNKCDSKKAPYGKHGTQAFVLVYSLVAFYIPCFITWFTFAHITLHFPSFPGQTQEAANKRRRQRLLLRMCAITAAALTICGFPAQTIYLLSPFGITKIGSPIHKGFNALLLFHSCINPLIYWSTNEEYRKEFKKFLVCNKSEVSPETEFQPGDTYGNA; this is encoded by the exons ATGGAAAGGAACAACAGTAACCCAACTCTGACGTACGATTCCAAACCTACGTCCAACAAGGATCTCGAGATAGGCCTTCACGTGTTGTTCGGTTTGATGGCAGCAGTCTCCTTTTTGAGCAACCTATTTTTCTGTGTCGTGCTTGTCACCAAACGGTCTTTGCTGAAGAAACCACACAATATTGTGCTGTTTAGCTTAGCAGTAGCAGATATGCTGACTG GGGTCTTCCTCGTGGCTACTCCAGGGTACGTTATTCCACAGTCGTATTACCCAGTCCCTTCAGGATTACGCGGCGACATTTTCTGCCGTCTGTTAGCAAACCGCTATCTTCTATTCCTAATGGGAAAAGTGTCTCTTCTTCTGGCAGCGTGCCTCGCTATTGAACGTTGGTATTGCGTACTGAAGCCAATGCAGTATAAAAACAAGTTTAGCCGGAAACGTATCGTCATCTACGTCATACTGATGTTCATTGTGACTTGCATTTTATCGATGAATAAGTTCTTTGAAAGCAGTGTCATTGGAAACAAGTGCGATTCCAAGAAAGCTCCTTACGGAAAGCATGGCACTCAAGCTTTTGTACTTGTTTATTCTTTGGTGGCATTTTACATCCCTTGTTTCATAACTTGGTTTACATTTGCCCATATCACTCTACATTTCCCGTCTTTCCCAGGGCAAACCCAAGAGGCCGCCAATAAAAGGAGACGACAGAGATTGCTTCTGCGAATGTGCGCTATAACTGCGGCTGCTTTGACTATTTGTGGTTTTCCCGCGCAAACCATTTATCTCCTCAGCCCGTTTGGCATTACCAAGATCGGAAGCCCTATTCACAAAGGTTTTAATGCTCTGTTGCTGTTTCATTCTTGCATAAATCCATTGATTTATTGGTCAACGAACGAGGAATACCGGAAGGAGTTTAAGAAGTTCTTAGTTTGTAATAAAAGTGAGGTTTCCCCAGAGACTGAGTTTCAGCCAGGGGATACATATGGCAACGCGTAG